In a genomic window of Agarivorans albus:
- a CDS encoding YfhL family 4Fe-4S dicluster ferredoxin, with product MALLISKKCINCDMCEPECPNQAISYDGIITVIDPERCTECKGHYDRPTCIDVCPIDCIAVDPAYKESEEQLYDKFVALHGDMLIAKGSA from the coding sequence ATGGCCTTGCTCATTAGCAAAAAATGCATCAACTGTGATATGTGCGAGCCAGAGTGCCCTAATCAGGCTATCTCTTACGACGGCATTATCACGGTAATTGACCCAGAGCGTTGCACCGAATGCAAAGGCCATTACGACCGCCCAACTTGCATAGATGTTTGCCCAATTGACTGCATTGCCGTAGACCCAGCATATAAAGAAAGCGAAGAGCAGCTATATGATAAGTTTGTTGCCTTGCATGGCGACATGCTAATTGCCAAAGGCTCCGCTTAG